A window from Chitinophaga filiformis encodes these proteins:
- the ricT gene encoding regulatory iron-sulfur-containing complex subunit RicT: MACAGCGTGAEGKPSGCKSNGGCSSGGCNRLNVFDWLANIPLSDSLAPFDIIEVSFNNGSRKDFFRNTTKQLLDKGEMVTVEGVSGFDIGQISLTGELVKLQMKKKRIEDTPEVKKVLRRATNEDLARMNDNKAREKDALIRARAIARSIGLEMKLAEVEIQADGRKATFFYTADDRVDFRELIKLYAGEFRVKVEMRQIGARQEAGKVGGIGSCGRELCCATWLTDFKSVNTTAARYQNLSINQAKLSGQCGRLKCCLNYELDTYLDALKEFPEDADSIETANGVATLQKRDIFKNLMWYSYGDSNKQYPLTIARVKEIRQLNKQNIRPEDLKPVEVVTIKPKETDLGFADVVGQISLRSLEKASQKRKHKDKEKQKHKQKQEQPQQPGNKKQEGKGENQHRPAQQQKQQQENRPQKQQDNRPQQQQQKPKQEQRPQQHAPKQKQDQRNQPNGPKPQQDKNNPNNPKQQGGGGHNKPPKPREKQK, translated from the coding sequence TGGAGGATGCAGTAGTGGAGGCTGTAACAGGCTGAATGTATTTGACTGGCTGGCCAATATTCCCTTAAGTGACAGCTTAGCACCATTTGATATAATAGAAGTAAGTTTTAACAACGGTAGCAGAAAGGATTTTTTCCGTAACACCACCAAACAGTTACTCGATAAAGGAGAAATGGTAACTGTAGAAGGCGTCAGTGGTTTCGACATCGGACAGATCAGCCTTACAGGCGAACTGGTTAAATTACAGATGAAGAAAAAGCGTATCGAAGATACCCCTGAAGTAAAGAAGGTCCTTCGCCGCGCTACAAATGAAGACCTTGCGCGGATGAACGATAACAAAGCCCGCGAAAAGGACGCCCTCATCAGAGCCAGGGCCATTGCCCGCAGTATTGGTCTGGAAATGAAGCTCGCAGAAGTGGAGATCCAGGCTGATGGCCGTAAAGCCACTTTCTTCTACACCGCAGACGATAGGGTGGATTTCCGCGAACTGATCAAACTCTACGCCGGTGAATTCCGCGTAAAGGTGGAAATGCGCCAGATAGGCGCCCGCCAGGAAGCCGGAAAAGTAGGCGGTATCGGTAGTTGCGGAAGAGAACTTTGTTGCGCTACCTGGCTCACCGACTTCAAAAGCGTTAATACCACCGCTGCCCGTTATCAGAACCTGTCTATTAACCAGGCTAAACTTTCCGGTCAATGTGGCCGTCTGAAGTGCTGCCTGAATTATGAACTGGATACTTACCTCGATGCATTGAAGGAATTCCCTGAAGATGCTGACAGTATTGAAACCGCAAACGGCGTGGCTACCCTTCAGAAGAGAGATATTTTCAAAAACCTGATGTGGTACTCTTATGGCGACAGTAACAAGCAATATCCGCTTACTATTGCCCGCGTGAAAGAGATACGCCAGCTGAATAAACAGAATATCAGGCCGGAAGACCTGAAACCTGTGGAAGTGGTGACAATAAAACCAAAAGAAACTGACCTTGGCTTCGCAGATGTTGTAGGACAGATCAGTTTACGTTCGCTTGAAAAAGCTTCTCAGAAACGTAAACACAAAGACAAGGAAAAACAAAAGCATAAACAGAAGCAGGAACAACCACAGCAGCCGGGCAACAAAAAACAGGAAGGTAAAGGCGAAAACCAGCACCGTCCTGCACAGCAACAAAAGCAGCAGCAGGAAAACCGCCCGCAGAAACAACAGGATAACCGTCCACAGCAGCAGCAACAAAAGCCTAAACAGGAACAACGCCCGCAGCAACATGCTCCCAAGCAGAAGCAGGATCAGCGTAATCAGCCTAATGGGCCTAAACCGCAGCAGGACAAGAATAATCCTAACAATCCTAAACAACAGGGAGGCGGAGGACATAACAAGCCACCGAAGCCCCGCGAAAAACAGAAATAA